The following nucleotide sequence is from uncultured Campylobacter sp..
ACCGACGGGCTAGTTTGGATAACGACCACGCCGTTTTCTTGAAGACCGAGAGACTTTTCCGTATAAAGGATCGTTTTGATATCTGTTATATCTGCCATTTTAGTCCTCTTTCACTATTGATTCAAATGCCGCTTTTTCGAATACGACTGAGCCGTAAACTGCGATTAGGTAAGCATTGACCTCGCTTGCATCGATGACATAGCAATTCTTAAGATTTCTATAGGCCAAAAGAGTTTGCGCGTCCAGCTCGTTTTTAACGATTAGCGCATCTCTAACGCCTAGTTTCTTAATAAAATTTGCCGCATCTTTAGTTTTGCCGCTTTTTAGCTCCAAATCGTCGAAGATAAAAATTTTACCCTCGTTTGCTTTCTCATTGATAGCAAATTCCAACGCAAGGCGTTTTTGCTTTTTATTGACCTTCTGCTCGTAATTTCGCTCGTTAGTCGGACCGAATGCGACCGCGCCGCCTACCCAGACATTGGTTCTCGTTGAGCCCGCACGTGCGCCACCGCGACCCTTTTGTCGCCATGGTTTTTTGCCGCCGCCGCTAACTTCCGCGCGAGTTTTAGCGTTAGCCGTATTTGCACGAAGCGAAGCAAGGTAAGATTTGACGTACAAATATAGATTGTGCGAATTGACTTCCGAAAATTTCGCAGGAATTTCAATTTCGCTTGCTTTTTCCAGTTTTTCGTTAAGCACGCTTACTTTACTCATTTTACTATCCTTATTCTGCCCATTGCGCCGTTAAATCCAGGAACCGAGCCTTTAAGCACTAAAATTTTATTCTCGGCATCAAAGCTTACGACTTCGTTTTTGGCAGTGATCGTTTCGTTTCCAGTGTGTCCCGCCATCCTCATACCAGGCTGAACGCGACCCGGCCACTCGCAGTTGCCGATCGAGCCCGGCCTTCGGTGAAAGCGGCTGCCGTGTGCTGCAGGACCACCTGCAAAGCCATGGCGCTTAATAACTCCCTGATAACCTTTGCCCTTAGATTTGAAACTTACTTTTACGATCTTGGCTTCGCTCAAAACATCTAAATTTTGATCGCCAAGCTCGGCATTTTCTAAGCTTAGAGTCGCAAATTTATTAAATTCCTTGCTTAGGCTGTATTTCTTTTGAATGCCGGCGATAGCTTTGTTGTGCGCTTTGCCGTCTGCGTAGGCTACGATAGCTTTTTTCTCATCGCAAACTTCGCAAATTTTGGTATTGATAAGTCGCAAAAGCGTCACGGGCGTGCTGCTCGTGTCGATCGTCCTACTCATACCTATTTTTTCTACGATATATTCCATTGTTTTACCCCTTATTTGCCCATCGCGTGAACTTCGACGTTGACTTCCGGAGCCAAATCAAGCTTAGTTAGCGAATCAACCGTATCTGGCGTAGCCGCTACGATGTCTAGCATACGAGCGTGAATTTTCATCTCAAACTGCTCTCTGGAGTCTTTATTTACGTGCGGAGATCTTAAAACGGTGTAGCGTTTAATCTTCGTAGGCATCGGCACGGGACCTCTGACGTCCGCACCTGTTCTTTTTACGGCTTCAACGATAGCCGAAACTGTGCGATCTAAAACTCGATGGTCATAAGCCTTGAGTTTTAACCTAATTTTTTGCATCACTTTTCCTTAATAAAGAACTTGTCGCAACGCGCGACCCTTTGTTTCAAACAAAAGACGCACATTATATAAAAGCGCTCTGGTTTTGTCAAGAAAATAGCTAAATTTTATGGAAATATTTCCTTTTAATAAGGAAAAATATATAGAATTTCAAAAATTTTTTAGAGTGTCGGAAATTTTCAATACAAAAATTTTAGATAAATTTGAAATAGACATAAAAATTTCATAGGATTTTTCAGATTTATTTCCTTTTAATAAGGAAAATTTTAAAATACTCGCCATGAATGATCTAAAATTTTTTTACGAAAATCCGCCGGAATTTGCAGGCTTTATCCCGCGCAAAAGAGGTATAGACTCGCCCAAAACTATAATATACGGAGTGCTAAATTCCGGCAAAAGCGCCGTGCTGAAAAATGAAATTTCAGAACTTAAAAAAGACGAAATTTTGTATCTAAATTTAGCTGATCTACGCCTTGAAGAGGCGGTAGCGAATGATGCAATTTTCGTGGCTAGAAATAGTGCGGACAATACAAAGGCTAGCGCAGCAAATGAATATGAAATAAGTAGAGAAGCTACGTTAGACGCGGAAATTTCGGATATAGAAGAATTTTATCGCGCCGCCGCAAAAAATACAGATACAAAAAACGCAAGCGCAAATGGCTCAAACAATGCAAAAAAAGTGGAATCCTATGGAGCAGAAAACAGGAGTAAGAATTTCTTCCGCAAGATCAAAGAATTTTTAGCCGCCAACGAGCAAATTTCATCTCTTTTTTTAGATAATTTCAGTAGCGCCGATTTTGAAATTTCATCGCTTCAAAGCTTTGCTGGAGGGCTAAATTTAAAGCGTTTTATCATCTCTACTCGCGATAGAGAGTTGATCCTGCCGGGCTTTGAGCGGATTGAGCTTTTGCCGCTTTCGTTTGAAGAATTTATCGCCTTCGATAAGCGCCACAACGAGATAAACTCGATGATTTCGGCATTTTTAGCCCAAGGCGGCGGCGCAAAAAACCCCTTCATAGCGCCTGCCGAAATTTTAGAATTTGAGCAGAGGCTGCTTGCGGCAAACTTTAGCCGCACGGAGATTTTAATCCTCAAAGAGTGCCTAGGCTTCGTCCACGCCGCGTTTAGCGTAAATAAAATTTACACCGCGCTAAAGCCGCGCATCAAGATCTCCAAAGATGCCGTATACGGCACTATCGCCAAACTTGAGCGGGAAAATTTCATCAGATTTTTAAGCAAAGCGGGCGAGCCTACGCGTGCAAAAAAACTATATTTTTCGCATTTTAACATGCGCGAAATTTTAACAAGCAAAAAGGACTTCTCCAAAAAATTTGCCAACGTCCTTTTTTGCGAGCTTTTGGGGCTAAGTACGCCGATTTTTTACACAAAAGAGCTGGATTTTTACCTACCTGCTCTAAAGATGGGGGTTCTCGTCATTCCTTTCAGCGACGCAGACATCATCTTTTTAAAATTCCGCAAAATTTTAAGCGCGCTCAAGAAGCTCGGTATCACGAGCCTAAAGGTTGTTTCTATGGCAAACTCCGGTAGGCTCGAGATTGAGGGTATCCGCTGCGATGTAGTGCCGTTTCATGAATTCGCGCTTAGCTTCTGATTTATTGACACTTCATATCATAAAAATACAAATTTTATGATATAATTTTGGTAAACCCATATCAATTACGCAAGGGAAAGCCGATGATCAAATTAAAAGATAAACTCATTTATGAAACGCTAAAACTGGTCGAATCGCAAGGCGAAGATGGGCTTTTGTGTCGCAATAAGCAAAGCGATGCGGAGTTTATGAGACCCGTAAACGAATTCGCAGCTGCGAGTGGGCGCAACTACACATCGATCAAATCGACTCTTGACATAATTCATAAAAACTGGAGCTATCTGCAGCGCGAAAGCATTAAGGATACGGGGCTTGACGCGGGCAAGGCGTCGAAGATTTTTATCTACCGCCTATGCGAGGCAGGGCGAAGCTTTATCGAAAAATACGAAAAAGCCCTCGTCCAAAACGCCGACAAATAGCCCAAAATTAAAAATTTTAAGCGCCAATTAGATAGAATTCTTTAATTTCACGTGGCGCGACAAAATTTCGTTTTATGCGACTCGCCTTAAAAAAGGAGATGAAAATGCTGGATTTTATAGTAAAAATGTTCGCATGGAAAGCCGAGTGGGAGGTAAAAAAGGAATATGACAAAGAATTTGGCGATCTATCCTCCATACGCTCAATCTTGCGCTTTATAATACTTCTTATCATACTTAGCATTTTGATTAAATTTCAATTAAGCGTATGAAAGATACATTTTTAGACATTGCGCTCGTTTTATTCGGCATCGCTATGCTCGCCACGATGCGACAAAAATCTTTATTAAAATTTATAATTTTCGTCGTGATTTTAGCGCTCGCCAGAGAGTTAATCATCAGATTTTATGCCTAGTTTCGGCAAAACCGACGCGGATGGAATTTAAAATTTAAACGACAAAATGACGGCGCGACGGAATTCGGCTGGTGCAAATTTTAAATTTCGCCGTAACTACACTATGCTTTTATCGTCGTTAGTAAATTCTACCGCGCTTCAAGAATTGCCGCATCTACAAATCCAGCCTTTATCGTCAATGATAGATTTATCCGCGCCGAGGATTTGCGCTTGATGTCGCGTTTTTGCTATTAGTGTCGGATTTCACTTGTGCGAACAAGACGGATTTTTTGCGGTGGCAGCAAAAATTATAAACCGAACGAGCGGGCTAGAGCGTAAATTTATAATGCTAAATTCCACAAAAGCCCAAATTAATGCAATACAAATATAAAATTCAAGCAAAAATTTTAAATTTAGTAGCAAAATTCCGCACGCTAAAATCTTAAAATTTTATTTCATAAAATTCCGAAATTTGGAATTAAATTTTGCAGTGAAACGACAAATTTTACCTCAAAATTAAAATTCTCACGCAAACCATGCCCTGTAAATTTTAAAATTTCATCATCATAAAATTTTAAAATTCCAATGCTGTATTGCAAATATATTATTTTATCAAACGTAGCGAAAAGCGAAATCTTGTATAAATCGCACTTGAAAATTTGACGGATTCTCGCGCAAACCGGCTCGAAATTCCGCCCTGTTTACTCCACGTATCCGATAAATTCGCCATCGAAAGTATGCCTAACGTCGCCGCGAAAGTAAATTTTGCCTCCATCCCCTAAGCGCAAATTTAGCGTTTCACCGCTTGCGGGTATCACGCG
It contains:
- the rplD gene encoding 50S ribosomal protein L4, with the protein product MSKVSVLNEKLEKASEIEIPAKFSEVNSHNLYLYVKSYLASLRANTANAKTRAEVSGGGKKPWRQKGRGGARAGSTRTNVWVGGAVAFGPTNERNYEQKVNKKQKRLALEFAINEKANEGKIFIFDDLELKSGKTKDAANFIKKLGVRDALIVKNELDAQTLLAYRNLKNCYVIDASEVNAYLIAVYGSVVFEKAAFESIVKED
- the rplC gene encoding 50S ribosomal protein L3; the encoded protein is MEYIVEKIGMSRTIDTSSTPVTLLRLINTKICEVCDEKKAIVAYADGKAHNKAIAGIQKKYSLSKEFNKFATLSLENAELGDQNLDVLSEAKIVKVSFKSKGKGYQGVIKRHGFAGGPAAHGSRFHRRPGSIGNCEWPGRVQPGMRMAGHTGNETITAKNEVVSFDAENKILVLKGSVPGFNGAMGRIRIVK
- the rpsJ gene encoding 30S ribosomal protein S10, whose protein sequence is MQKIRLKLKAYDHRVLDRTVSAIVEAVKRTGADVRGPVPMPTKIKRYTVLRSPHVNKDSREQFEMKIHARMLDIVAATPDTVDSLTKLDLAPEVNVEVHAMGK